The Fulvia fulva chromosome 11, complete sequence genome segment CATTCCTGGTCGACTGGATGGAAGGGTCGCGGTTGTAACAGGATCTGGGCGTGGTATCGGCGCAGCTATTGCTGTCCATCTTGGCCGGCTAGGAGCCAATATCGTGGTGAACTACGCCAACTCGGCTTTGGACGCTCAGAAAGTCGTCGATCAGATCAAAGGAGCCGGCTCTGAAGCTATCGCGATCAAGGCCGACATTCGAGATGTCTCACAAATCATGCGACTATTCGACGAGGCAGTCGCCCATTTCGGCCATGTCGATATTGCTGTAAGCAACTCCGGGGTTGTCAGCTTCGGTCATCTCAAGGATGTCACGGAAGAGGAATTCGATCGAGTCTTTAGCCTGAATACTCGGGGTCAATTTTTTGTTGCTAGAGAAGCATATCGACACCTGTCCGAGGGAGGCAGGATCATTATGACCTCGTCGAATACTTCCAAGGACTTCAGTGTTCCTCGACACTCGCTCTATTCTGGATCGAAAGGCGCCGTCGACTCCTTCGTTCGCATCTTCTCCAAGGATTGCGGTGATAAGAAGATCACTGTCAATGGCGTCGCACCAGGAGGCACCGTGACAGATATGTTTCATGATGTCTCCCACCACTACATCCCGGATGGCGAGAAGTACACAGCCGAGCAGCGACAGCAGATGGCAGCTTTTGCATCGCCGCTTCATCGCAATGGCTTCCCGGAGGATATCGCTAATGTTGTTGGATTCCTTGCGAGCAAAGAAGGAGAGTGGATCAATGGCAAGGTCATAAATTTGGATGGCGGTGCTGCGTAAGCCGTGTGGAAATAGGTAGCAAAGTGGGTGCTGGCTAAGGTGTATGTATGAAGCTAGAACCATAGATGAGCAAACCTTCGTAATGCGTAATCGTAACGTAATTGCGTAGTTCGTAATAGAAATGATACATCGTAATCGTAACGTAAAGGCCGTTAGGTAAAGGAAACTCTCCGTAAACGTAACAGTAACGTAATAAAAATTACGTTACTATTACTTGAAGTAATACTTATAAGTAATAAGTAATAGAAATATAGttactatatctatagactataaagtaCTTTTTACCCTATAAACTAACGATCTAATACTCCAGATACTAGTAACTATCTAGTAGATTACTTGATTagagctaatatagtaaacCTAGTAGTAGAGTTTAAAAGAAAGTACTATagcttaggtagtagagctagGCCTTAGCGTTATATTATTTATATCTTGATAGGACTATAGACTATCCGATTAGTACCTTGAATAAGTTAGTTAGCTAAGAAGTTGCTTAGTTAGAGCCGATACGGCTACTTCGAGATTAAAGTTTAAGAAAAGTTACTACCGCTTAGGCGGCGGAGCTACGCCTTAActttatattatatataccttATAACGACTACAAACTATCCGATTAGTATCTGATATATCTTAGTTAGCTAGGAAATCGCTTAGTTAGAGCCaatacggctattatagaATTAAAGTTTCAATAAAATTGCCGCGGCTTAGGCGGCGGAGCTAATATATTAGGTATATATTTATTATAATCTTAAGTAAGTAATTAGTAGCTAATATAATCTtataagctatagaaggaagttATAACTATTACTTTacttatctactactataactCTACCTATTCTATCTAATTAGCCTTTATTTATAAACTTAAAACTATTACTAAGCACTCTTAATATCCTTTTCTCTATTTTCTGCTATTCTCAATACTATAGAGCTATTTTATAGCTCTTATAAAGAGAGGGATCAACTAAATTATACCGTTTTCTTTGTATCTATTACTATAGTAGCTATAATTAGCGTAATAGTAGACCTAAAATTAGAAAGAAATCGTACTATATATCTCATACTCTAAAAAAGCTTTTCTAATAATTTTAAGTATAAAGAatctagtagttctataAAAGCTTTATTAGAGTTAAAGGCTATTATTGAAGGATTTTAGCCTTCTATAGCTACTTAGGGCTTTTAACTCTATTACCAAGAGCTCTATCTATAAGTATACGATATCTACTCGCTATTTCTTAGCCTCCTATACCGATCCAAAAGGTAGGAAGCCCCCTAAAAGCAGAACGATACttctctactactagagatacCTCCTTACTCCGGCCCTATTCCTAGAGACGCGAGCCTAGCCCGATTCGATCGAGAGCCCCGCGGCGGCGAGAACTATAGGCCCTACGAATATCGAAGCTTTTCGAAGAAGTATAATACTACTATTTTCTAAAAATTCAACTAATTCTTCTTTAGCGTCTCAAACTAACACAATTTTCTTAATATTATCAATCTTTTCGCCTTAGCTAAAGCTCTTAACCGCCGTATTACCCGCCTCCGAACCTCTATACGCGAGCTTTGAAGCGAGAATAATACCCTTAGAGCCGAGAATAGTACTCTTAGAGCCAAAGTAAGGGAATCAAGTATAAAAATCGAGGAATTAGAAGGATCTAGTAAGTAATTAACTCGATCTTAGTACTTGATACTAATTTTTATAGTCGAGGTCTTTACCGCGCCTTCTCTAGCACCTATTCCGGCTATTGAGAAGTTCAATTTTAATCCTCTTAACGGCGAATTCCTAGATCCGGCCAAGTTCTCTCTTAGGGATAAGTCTTTACTTTATTTATATTATAagatatactaatacttcTAAGactatatcgactataacgTCGGGATCTATTCTAGTAATAGATAGCCTAAGACACTAATCCTAGGCTCTCTaagctatatagtagctaagataGGAGAAAGGATTTCTAGAAGAGGTTAATCAAAATTGATTCCTAATTTATCGACGAGGACTATCTATTCgacagcccttattaagacgaGCAATCCacttaagtagtagcgacccgcctacgctaggggcggcgtaatcgtagtataaagaaccctAAAACTACGGTTCCGTTCCCCTAACGGCCGACCCTAGAGTTACGGAGCTATAGAGGACAActacctaattaggaagcgcgacctCACCCCGAATAGTAGCAAAGGATAGTAACCaacgagagctatagccttacgaacaTTTAGTACTAAGAGCTAAGCCGAGGAACAAACTAAGGAAAAACCTAGGATATAAgctaaggcctactatatagaaagtagagactaacgacaaataatatagcgtagacgaccctaATTTCGGAGGCGGAAAACTTACTAGGGAATAacgaacacctagcccggGTCTATAAGAacgctatagtatagctactaggagcgctaaaagcgctattatactaaatcccgaagacaatctaataagtaatatagaaggtagcctagagactaactatataggtaatagtagatagatagatttgttattcccctattctaggaccctattcggcctatataggtatatatctattgttatatataaagggaaacccgaataggtaaaaacccttcccgcccccgacttctccttatctagattagctttccctctaaacgtgcgtagtctatatcactaccccgttagccccctctcctagccggtctcgtcgcgctacgccgtgtcctctcttcctatactactcctactaggcggtactgttctagctagcccttctctagtatctagttcgtaatacgccgtaggtccttaacgttattaagaagtgccctaatcgtccggttcctcgtctttactatctaatccccccttcctagcgactacctcgggtagacgaggagtacgtactatatattctaggagtgatagccgtaggggtagctagtattcgtatattctagaaccttcctctataataggtacccctagaggccgatatgttcgcttcgtagttaggttactctactactctataccctcgtaaggcggtagtagataagcttcggggggtacttaaccgcggatttcgtagctaactattccttaggttatcccgctagctaagggcgtctactataccctataacctagttgttctacctctctttctatagctactctataaacgatttcttaccctcctattatattactagctattcgtctcttacccggtagttcggctcgtttccgggtcgaatacccttatacgctagtacgaattcgcgggcccttatgactacactagcgatgaccttctatactaggtactatgccaacttgcctaagtaggaggtccgtagtctctagatatataggtcgatcggcggtatagcggtctcgtacttaagtatccttattagtatcgacttatataccccggtaaccttccttaggcattagtttcagatcttcgctaacggcgcgacgagtccctttaataggtaggccctctcgcctaaggactatacttagctactataggtaaggactagccgtataatagccgtatatagaagtcgtaactactaAAAGTCCGCCCtttatatagacgtagtaagcctctagtataatgctatattctgtttagctttccgtaatattacctatacgtacttcctctaccgtagcgccgggtctacctatagtctaaggatcctaagctaatttgccgggttagtcgtatacctctatatctagatagaagcttatatattatagaaccgtagccggcgcgtaaagtgtattagattgtacttttctagggcaaaccgagccctatacctcctagcctagtcctcgtagatcttatacttctcttctagtagcctatagttctcccTAGTCGAGgacgactacgcta includes the following:
- a CDS encoding Short chain dehydrogenase claC, which codes for MAVVNGNYIPGRLDGRVAVVTGSGRGIGAAIAVHLGRLGANIVVNYANSALDAQKVVDQIKGAGSEAIAIKADIRDVSQIMRLFDEAVAHFGHVDIAVSNSGVVSFGHLKDVTEEEFDRVFSLNTRGQFFVAREAYRHLSEGGRIIMTSSNTSKDFSVPRHSLYSGSKGAVDSFVRIFSKDCGDKKITVNGVAPGGTVTDMFHDVSHHYIPDGEKYTAEQRQQMAAFASPLHRNGFPEDIANVVGFLASKEGEWINGKVINLDGGAA